One Glandiceps talaboti chromosome 20, keGlaTala1.1, whole genome shotgun sequence genomic region harbors:
- the LOC144450827 gene encoding uncharacterized protein LOC144450827, with product MAKVINLSGRALLSLPVDVCDQKSLRSLDCKHNHLSALPYKFRQLKYLRILLLGSNNFTTLPSTVCSLSTSLAVLDISYNHLMSFPESICELELLEYLDASYNKITSLPKQFGCRLRKLKKLFLYGNPLAEPPLDVCTRGVKAIRKYEKQKYDVDVPDESIAIVGDCVVTNFNKGTLLGNVKTTILKKSTIKGIRKHVTKQADLRGIHTLVIHGGTFDCEEGKMSSIKESVTEMRETLQDLRDKYKHLNVVVSGVVPRNDYYYNDCRVMNDLFRKLCKEEKCPFADHEDAFIRKTGTLDSYLFTRDGVHVNSRGTLRLATSLNKVVPILKNHEK from the coding sequence ATGGCGAAAGTAATTAACTTAAGCGGAAGGGCGTTGCTATCATTACCTGTGGATGTGTGCGATCAGAAATCGCTTCGGTCACTGGACTGCAAGCACAATCATTTATCTGCCTTGCCCTACAAATTCAGACAACTTAAGTATCTACGGATCCTATTGCTAGGAAGTAACAATTTCACAACACTGCCATCCACTGTTTGCAGCTTATCAACCAGCCTTGCAGTGTTAGACATCAGTTACAACCACCTGATGTCATTCCCTGAAAGTATTTGTGAACTTGAACTTCTCGAATATCTTGATGCAAGTTATAACAAGATTACATCGCTACCGAAGCAATTTGGTTGTAGACTAAGGAAACTGAAGAAACTTTTTCTGTACGGCAACCCTCTGGCCGAGCCCCCTCTGGATGTTTGCACACGGGGAGTGAAAGCAATACGGAAATATGAGAAACAGAAATACGATGTTGACGTGCCAGATGAATCCATTGCGATCGTCGGAGACTGTGTCGTCACAAATTTCAACAAAGGAACGTTACTTGGTAATGTCAAAACGACCATACTCAAAAAGTCGACTATTAAAGGTATCAGAAAGCACGTCACCAAGCAGGCAGATCTGCGGGGAATTCATACGTTGGTTATCCACGGCGGCACTTTCGACTGCGAAGAAGGGAAGATGAGCTCCATCAAAGAATCCGTGACTGAGATGAGAGAGACTTTACAAGATTTGCGTGATAAATACAAGCATTTGAACGTCGTTGTGTCCGGTGTTGTACCAAGAAATGACTACTACTACAACGACTGTCGTGTGATGAACGATCTTTTTCGGAAACTGTGTAAAGAGGAAAAATGTCCTTTCGCTGACCACGAAGACGCCTTCATCAGAAAGACGGGAACGCTGGATTCGTATCTCTTCACCAGGGATGGGGTACATGTGAACAGCAGAGGCACTCTTCGCCTGGCTACGAGTTTGAATAAAGTCGTTCCGATTTTGAAAAACCACGAGAAATAA